The Sphaeramia orbicularis chromosome 18, fSphaOr1.1, whole genome shotgun sequence genome contains a region encoding:
- the LOC115438364 gene encoding trace amine-associated receptor 13c-like has translation MNGTTLPRFRPWGGPERRDNTVHQRWRRERRDDQRPEINSQQVVGVISHSELCLSLMETYEEAELCFPKLLNASCQKPVNSQVKNLILHILLFIFSPMTVALNLLVIITVSHFRQLHTPTNLILLSLAVSDLLVGLVPMPGEVYLHFNCWFLGDLMCSSYNLITYVSVSASVGNMVLISIDRFIAICDPLHYTHKVTITRVKVHARAMRSHITAITAQQSVKGVANKSELKAARTLGVLVLVFLNCYCPYFGMLFTEDVALHNASFSYVTFLLHLNSCLNPLIYALLYPWFRKAIKLIFTLQILQPGSSETNIL, from the exons ATGAATGGGACTACACTCCCCAGATTCAGACCCTGGGGAGGACCAGAGAGGAGGGACAACACTGTCCATCAGAGGTGGAGGAGGGAAAGGAGGGATGACCAAAGACCAGAAATAAACAGTCAGCAAGTTGTTGGTGTTATAAGTCACTCTGAGCTGTGTTTGTCTCTGATGGAAACCTATGAAGAAGCTGAGCTCTGCTTTCCAAAACTCCTCAATGCCTCCTGTCAAAAGCCAGTGAACTCTCAGGTTAAAAACCTGATCCTTCACATCCTGCTCTTCATCTTCTCTCCGATGACAGTGGCTCTAAACCTGCTCGTCATCATCACAGTCTCCCACTTCAG ACAGCTCCATACACCCACTAACCTCATCCTCCTCTCTCTGGCCGTCTCAGACCTCCTTGTGGGCCTCGTGCCGATGCCAGGAGAAGTCTACCTGCACTTTAATTGTTGGTTTCTTGGAGATCTGATGTGTTCATCTTACAATTTAATAACCTATGTTTCTGTTTCTGCATCAGTAGGAAACATGGTGCTCATTTCAATCGACCGCTTCATTGCTATCTGTGACCCTCTGCATTACACTCATAAAGTCACAATAACAAGAGTTAAAGTCCAT GCTCGTGCCATGCGCTCTCACATTACAGCCATCACAGCTCAGCAATCAGTGAAGGGAGTCGCCAACAAATCTGAGCTGAAAGCAGCTCGGACTCTCGGAGTACTAGTGTTAGTCTTTCTAAATTGTTACTGCCCATATTTTGGTATGCTTTTTACTGAAGATGTGGCACTTCACAATGCCTCTTTTAGCTATGTGACCTTTCTTTTACATTTGAACTCCTGTTTAAACCCTCTCATCTATGCCTTACTCTACCCCTGGTTTAGAAAAGCTATTAAACTCATTTTCACTTTGCAGATACTGCAGCCTGGCTCCTCTGAGACCAACATACTGTAG
- the LOC115438365 gene encoding active breakpoint cluster region-related protein, with protein MPVENGLPGCYQPPRWCLVRWISFKPVGCLNERGSVRPRLVLASRSRPAASEDEDVDEDMDVYQEAVEYLLARQVDIVVEAESDILEEEVFHEEVESGLLSPLNIEGLDLPDTPTPCSPEEMLDRRLVVLKGILEGEEVYLNELEALLTPMKALRASAGTSQPVLSSQEVHTVFYQVPELRDLHQNFYLGLKDRLSAHQQTEPSHLEEPGRRRARRTRRPRDAAEPRHEGFELVVGDLFLKMVNQIGLYGGFIENYEDAVEVVRKCTNSDPRFRTLAQSMTTHNGADKTRTKYTFEALLYKPLDRVTKTTLVLQDLLKTTPDDHTDHAALHEALRLSRSFLSGVNESSQSRREVTLSHGLRRQLIRDGFVVDGSDGERSLRHLFLYTDLLLCTRCKPATRGKQDQYRFCWYLPLAGLKLRWFMDEERSADTQLRLQAIRTKMHLLRQQLQQQAKGLKARSRKKLEQMETMLLMTSTVYRLDLHSPSGKSHSLVSSFLYELEEWREAIDKLTKDNVETVPPDLLTLTGACVKLRMTQQLLLHSADGGDDGEALCGTLTVAVHSARGLEQPARVYVCVEVDGFDFYERQAQTHSSVLSFSPQWEQELCFQVDGAQNLRLLCISQSDRDERDHTVLGKTSVKLDPKSLSRRWRRQTLNLGLVEVNVSLKFIPHPLDPPRSTSQQQLVFNVPIETVAQQEGGLVPHVVRCCVEEVETRGMDEVGIYRISGTASDISTLKNAFNSNLREAVTRLRSAEVNAVSGVLKLYFRELPEPLIPTGLFQSLARTLDIQDMNSRLVSLLSLLQSCPDANRHTFLYLLHHLKRVSERQDVNKMSLLNLATVFGPSLLRPPVAGVGNDGPAVDISQEVVVQVQVVFSYLQCNNLPEARISLPHDSDTEDETTHL; from the exons ATGCCTGTTGAAAATGGTCTTCCTGGCTGCTACCAGCCTCCTCGTTGGTGTTTG GTGCGATGGATCTCGTTCAAACCAGTTGGATGTCTGAATG AAAGAGGAAGTGTCCGACCACGGCTGGTGTTGGCGTCACGTTCACGTCCTGCAGCTTCAGAGGACGAAGACGTCGACGAGGACATGGACGTTTACCAGGAGGCTGTGGAGTATCTGCTGGCCCGACAAGTGGACA TCGTGGTGGAGGCGGAGTCTGACATCCTGGAGGAGGAGGTATTCCATGAGGAGGTGGAGTCTGGTCTCCTTTCTCCTCTGAATATTGAGGGTTTAGACCTTCCAGACACACCA ACACCATGCAGCCCGGAGGAGATGCTGGACAGGAGGCTGGTGGTCCTGAAAGGCATCCTGGAGGGTGAGGAGGTTTATCTGAACGAACTGGAGGCTCTGCTAACG ccAATGAAGGCTCTCCGGGCCTCAGCCGGGACCTCCCAGCCGGTTCTGTCCAGCCAGGAGGTCCATACAGTCTTCTACCAGGTTCCTGAGCTCCGAGACCTGCACCAGAACTTCTACTTGGGTCTGAAGGACCGACTCAGCGCTCACCAACAGACAGAACCCAGTCATCTGGAAGAACCGGGACGAAGGAGggcgaggaggacgaggaggccCAGGGACGCAGCAGAACCCAGACATGAAGGGTTTGAGCTGGTGGTGGGAGATCTGTTTCTGAAGATG GTGAACCAGATCGGTTTGTATGGAGGCTTCATTGAAAACTACGAGGACGCCGTTGAAGTCGTCCGGAAGTGCACGAACTCAGACCCTCGTTTTCGGACCCTGGCCCAG AGCATGACGACTCACAACGGAGCAGACAAAACCCGGACCAAATACACCTTCGAAG ctCTTCTGTACAAACCTTTGGACCGAGTCACCAAGACCACGCTGGTGCTGCAA GATCTGCTGAAGACGACGCCTGATGACCACACAGATCATGCCGCTTTACATGAAGCTCTGAGGTTGAGTCGCAGCTTCCTGTCTGGAGTCAACGAGAGTTCACAGAGCAGACGGGAGGTGACGCTGAGCCACGGCCTG AGGCGTCAGCTGATTCGTGATGGCTTCGTGGTGGATGGGAGCGATGGCGAACGCAGCCTCCGTCACCTCTTCCTTTACACCGACCTGCTTCTGTGCACCAGATGCAAACCTGCAACCAGAGG GAAGCAGGACCAGTACCGGTTCTGCTGGTACCTGCCTCTCGCCGGCCTCAAACTGCGCTGGTTCATGGACGAGGAACGATCAGCTGACACTCAGCTCCGCCTCCAAGCCATCAGGACGAAGATGCACCTGCTCCGACAGCAGCTCCAACAGCAGGCG AAGGGTTTAAAGGCTCGAAGCAGGAAGAAACTGGAGCAGATGGAGACGATGCTGCTCATGACCTCGACGGTTTACAGACTGGATCTGCACAGTCCCAGCGGAAAA AGCCACAGCCTGGTCTCGTCCTTTCTCTATGAACTAGAAGAATGGAGAGAAGCCATCGACAAACTCACTAAAGACA atgtagaaacaGTGCCTCCAGATCTGCTCACCCTCACCGGTGCATGTGTGAAGCTGAGGATGACGCAGCAGCTGCTGCTGCATAGCGCCGATGGTG GAGACGATGGTGAGGCGTTGTGTGGGACTCTGACCGTGGCCGTTCACTCGGCCCGTGGACTGGAACAACCGGCCC GTGTGTACGTTTGCGTGGAAGTGGATGGATTTGACTTCTATGAAAGACAAGCCCAGACCCACTCGTCCGTCCTCAGCTTCAGTCCACAGTGGGAGCAG GAGCTGTGTTTCCAGGTGGATGGGGCTCAGAACCTCAGGCTGCTCTGCATCAGTCAGTCGGACCGAGATGAACGGGACCACACCGTCCTGGGAAAAACCAGTGTTAAG TTAGATCCTAAAAGCCTCAGTAGGAGATGGAGGCGACAGACTCTGAACCTCGGCCTCGTGGAGGTGAACGTGTCCCTGAAGTTCATTCCACATCCTCTGGACCCGCCGAGGTCCACGTCCCAGCAGCAGCTGGTCTTCAACGTCCCCATCGAGACCGTGGCTCA ACAGGAGGGGGGTCTGGTTCCTCATGTGGTTCGATGCTGCGTTGAGGAGGTGGAGACCAGAGGGATGGATGAGGTCGGCATCTACAGGATTTCAGGAACCGCCAGTGACATCAGCACATTGAAGAACGCATTCAACAGCA ATCTTCGTGAAGCTGTCACTAGGCTGAGGAGCGCTGAGGTCAACGCAGTGTCCGGCGTCCTCAAACTGTACTTCAGAGAGCTACCGGAGCCGCTCATACCCACCGGCCTGTTCCAGAGTCTGGCCAGGACCCTCG ACATCCAGGACATGAACTCGAGACTCGTGTCCCTGTTGTCTCTGCTGCAGTCGTGTCCCGACGCCAACCGCCACACCTTCCTCtacctcctccaccacctcaAAAG AGTTTCTGAGAGGCAAGACGTCAACAAAATGTCCCTGTTAAACCTGGCCACAGTGTTTGGACCAAGCCTCCTGCGCCCTCCGGTGGCTGGAGTGGGGAACGACGGCCCTGCTGTGGACATCTCCCAGGAGGTGGTTGTACAG gTCCAGGTGGTTTTCTCATACCTGCAATGCAACAACCTCCCAGAGGCAAGGATTTCTCTGCCACATGACTCGGACACCGAAGATGAGACCACCCACTTGTGA